The sequence below is a genomic window from Longimicrobium sp..
CCCGCGCGGCCAGCCGTCGCCGTAGCCTTCACGCACCGCCTTCCAGCCGTCCGGATCGATGGGCGCGCGCAGCTTGCGGGCGGAGCGGGCCAGCCGCCGCAACTCCGCCGCCCGGCGCGCACGCGGGACGGGGCCGGGGTGCACGCGCGCCTTGTCGAAGTCCAGCAGCCACACCTCGGGCGCGGTGTCGCGCTCCACCACCAGCAGGTTGCGCAGGTTCACGTCCGGGTGCGCCACGCCGGCCTCGTGCATCGTCGCGATCTGGTGTCCCGCTTCGCGCAGCATCGCCTCGCGCCGCCCCTCCGCCGCCGATTCCAGCCACGCAGCCGCGTCCGTCGCGCCCGGGATCAACAGCGTGGCGAGCGTGGCATGGTACCCCAGCGTCCGCGGGCGCTCGATGGCGGCCAGCACCCGCGCCGTCCGGACGCCACCCGCGCGCGCCCGCTCCGTGGCGCGAAGCTCATCGAACGCGCGGTTCCCGCCGAAGTAGCGCGATGAGTTGATGCGCTGCACCAGCCCGCCGCGACGGTAGTGGCGCACGACGGCCTTTTCGCCCGTCTGCAGCAGCACGACGGGGTGCGCCTGGCGCCCGCCGCCCCGCATCTCCACGGCCGAAAGCGCCTTTTGCTCCACCAGCAGGCGCGCGGCGTCTTCGTAGCCGCCGCGCACCAGCATGCGAGCGCCTTCGTGCTCCAGCGGAACGAAGTCCGCCAGAGCGTGCCGGCCAACGTAGGTCTTCCAATCCATGCCCGGGAACCTGCCGTGCGCGAGGGGGGACGGCAAGGTGCGCCCCCTCCCGAACGGACTACCCTGGCGGGCTATGGGGAGGTTCGACTGGGGCCCGCGCATGCCTCAAGCGCCCCCCATCCCCAGCCCTTCCCCCGCAAACGGCGCGGGGGAAGGGAGCCAGTGCCGTGCGTCACACCGGCCTTTCCGCGATAGCCTGTCATCCTGAGCCCCAAGCGCACCAAACCAGCCCGCACACCCTTCCTCGCGGGGCGAAGGATCTAGCGCGGGGCACTTACAAGCTTGGGCGCGGCAGCGGTCACCCGTGCAGAGGCCGCGAAATCGGGGCGTCTCAAATGGGGCCGGCGCATGCCGCGGCTGCCCTCTCCCCCGGCCCCTCTCCCGCAAGCGGGAGAGGGGAGAATCCGACTGCGCTTCGGCAGGTGTGGCGCACACGATGTCATCCCGACGGAGCGGCCACGCCGATCCCGGCCTCCGCGACGTAGACCGCAGCGACCGAGGGATCCGCCACACACTTTGCGATACGCGGTGCGGCCGAGGAGGGCACAGGTTCGCTGTCTTTGGGGTGCCGCCGGTGGCGTACAGGCGCGCGGACGATGATCAGGCTTTGAAGCGTCTGCCGCTTCGGCGCAGAGTCGCGTCCTGTGTGGCGGATCCCTCAGTCGCTGCGAACTGCCGTGAGCGGGCAGGTTCGGGGCGGGCGCTCCATCGGGATGACAGATAATGCGGTGGGGCCGGCGATGTGGAGGGTTCGCAGCGGTCGCTCCATCGGGATGACAGATCGAGTGGTGGGCCGGCGATGTGGAGCGGCGTCAGGGGGTGCTTGAATGCGGCGCGCGTTCGCCGGGGAGGGCAGAGGCCCAGCGGAGAAAGGTTTCCAGCGCTGGATTGCCTCGGAGCGGCAGTCGCGGGCGGAAGCGCATGCCCTGCATCACCTGCACATCTTTTTCGATGAAGCGGGTGAAGAGGAAGCGCGCCACGGCCAGGCGCAGGCGCGCCATTCCCGGCAGGCCGCCGCGCCGAGTGGTGAACACCGGCGTCACCTCCACCTCGCCGCCGACAGGCACGAAGGCCAGGAGGAGCGCGCTGCGCGTGCGGCCGAGATCGCTCTCCACCGTCACCGTGCTGCCCGCCCAGCAGTTGATCTGCACGCGGATGTGGTCGCCGGAAATCCGCTTCATGATGCGGTCGGCCAGGCCCGTTCCCGTCACCCGCGACAGGTAGCGCATCCGCATCCGGCCCGGCTCCGGCACGTCTACCTCGGGTCGCTCGCGGAGGGCGCGGCCGTGCACGGTGCTCAGGTGCTGCTCGTCGAAGCCGTTCGCCGCCGGGGCATACCAGGCGCAGCGGAGGCGCACGGGCCGGCCGTGCGAGGTCAGCAGTTCGTCGTCCGCGAACGTCTCGAACCCCGGCACCGGGCCCGGCGCCCCGTCCCCCATCCACACCCAGATCCCGCCCAGCCGCTCCGCCACGGCATACCCAGGCTGCCGTGCGGATGCCGGCGCGCGCCCGCCGCCGGGAAGCTCGCCGGCGCCCTCCCGGTCCCACGCCCAGTGATGCAGCGGGCACTGCAGGTGATCGCCCACGACGCAGCCGTTGCCCAGGTGCGCACCCATGTGCCAGCAGTGCGGTGCCAAGGCCCCCACAGTACCCGACTCCGCGCGGAAGAGCACCACCTCGTCCTGGCCGATGCGGCGCGTCAGCACTCGCCCGCGGGGCAGGGAAGACGAGGGCGCGAGCAGGTACCAGGCGGCGGCGCGAGATGGCGGATCGAAGACGAACGGCGTTTCGGCGGGTGCGGTCATGGAGCGGGCGAGGCGGGGAGATGGCCGGCGGTGCCCAGGTGCAGCAGGATGCGCCGGATGAGGTTCGGCGCGTCGGGTGTGCGAAAGTAGTGATCCGCACCCCATACGGGATAGATCGCGCCGCCGTCCACGATGGCGTCGGTCAGCAGCGTGCTCCCGTCGTTGGGACCGAGCGCGGCGAGCTGGCGATGGCGCGTCGCGAGGGCGCCCGAGGTGTGTTCCGAGAGCGGGCACGCGATCACGTTGACGAGGTGCACGCCATCAGGCGCCACGGCGCGCGCGGAGAGCGGCGACCCGGGCGCGTGCCCCAGCTCGCGGATCAGGCGGAAGTCCGCACGGTGGCGCGCGAGGAACGCGCGAACCATCGTGCGCCTCCACCACGGCCCGGCGAAGAACTGGTCCACCAGCGGCGTTCCGTGCACCAGGCCGCAGACGTTGATCCACGCGCGCACCTTCCGCAGCGGCGCCCCCCCTGCATCCAGCGCCACCCGCACGTCCGCCCCGCCCTTGCTGAGCGAAACCAGGATGACGGAGCCGTCCGCCTCCTTCGCCAGCGCCTCGCGGATGATCCGTGCGTTCTCCGTGACGCCGCCGGTGCTGCGCGTAGGGATGCGTTCGGCGCTGATCCCCAGCTCGCGAGCGACGGCCAGCACGGCTGCGCCATCCGCGCCGATCTGCGGATACTCGCGCCAGAACGCGGCAGGCGCGATCAGCAGCCGCGCAGAGGTGGGCGGGAGCGGCGCAGCGGGATCGACGGCATCCACCGCCTCGATGAATGCGCGGTGCGGCTCCGCGTTGCGGATGCGGTCGTACAGCAGCGCCGTCGCGGAATCCACCCCGTGCTCGCGTGTGACCTCCGCCAGCTTGCGTGAGCTGAGCGCAGCGGAATCACATTCCCCGTAGCTGTCACGAGACGGCTCCGTAAGCCCCGGCCCAGCGCCTCCGGTGGATGTCTGCATCAGCGTGTTGTGGGTCAAAGCCTCTGATCCCTGATCGCCGAACCGAACGAAAAAACTTGCATTCAGCTCCTGCAGCGCCCATATAGACGCACGCTCGCAACCCGAGCCCTCCCTGCCGACCTGCAACCCCGATCAAACGAGGCGACGATGAAGTGGCTCATGACCGCCGTGCTCACGCTCTGTGCGACGCCCGTACTTGCCCAGGCGCCCGCCGCCGCACCGGCCAATGCCGCCGTAAGCTCCGTGCGTTCGATCTACACGGCGGCGCGCGGCTACGTACTCGCCGCCGCCGAGCAGATGCCGGCGGACCAGTACGGGTTCCGGCCCACGGAGAGCGTCCGCACCTTCGGCCAGCTGGTCGGGCACGTCGCCAATGCGGAGGGCGCCATCTGCTCCGCCGTTCTGGGTGAGCAGCCGCAGAACGCGCAGAACGCCGAGGAGCTCACGGACAAGGCGGCGATCATCGAGGCGCTTCGTGCGGCGAACGCCATCTGCGACCGCGCCTACGCCATCTCCGACGAGGCGGCGCTGCGCACGGTGGGGCTCTTCGGCCAGGAGCGGACGGCGCTGGCGGCACTGGTGATGAACGCCGGGCACGACTTCGAGCACTACGGCAACATCGTCACGTACATGCGCATCAAGGGCATGGTTCCGCCGTCGAGCCAAGGCAACTGAGGTGACGTAGGTATTCGCCCGCGGGAACCGAAGCCCCTGCCGATTCTGGCGCGGGCTTCGGTCAGTTGTGTTGCCCAGCCGGGGAGTACCGCCTCATCATCTTTTGTACTTCGTCGATCGTATATGCCGGTTTCCGG
It includes:
- a CDS encoding Rieske 2Fe-2S domain-containing protein; the encoded protein is MTAPAETPFVFDPPSRAAAWYLLAPSSSLPRGRVLTRRIGQDEVVLFRAESGTVGALAPHCWHMGAHLGNGCVVGDHLQCPLHHWAWDREGAGELPGGGRAPASARQPGYAVAERLGGIWVWMGDGAPGPVPGFETFADDELLTSHGRPVRLRCAWYAPAANGFDEQHLSTVHGRALRERPEVDVPEPGRMRMRYLSRVTGTGLADRIMKRISGDHIRVQINCWAGSTVTVESDLGRTRSALLLAFVPVGGEVEVTPVFTTRRGGLPGMARLRLAVARFLFTRFIEKDVQVMQGMRFRPRLPLRGNPALETFLRWASALPGERAPHSSTP
- a CDS encoding DinB family protein — translated: MKWLMTAVLTLCATPVLAQAPAAAPANAAVSSVRSIYTAARGYVLAAAEQMPADQYGFRPTESVRTFGQLVGHVANAEGAICSAVLGEQPQNAQNAEELTDKAAIIEALRAANAICDRAYAISDEAALRTVGLFGQERTALAALVMNAGHDFEHYGNIVTYMRIKGMVPPSSQGN
- a CDS encoding lipopolysaccharide kinase InaA family protein gives rise to the protein MDWKTYVGRHALADFVPLEHEGARMLVRGGYEDAARLLVEQKALSAVEMRGGGRQAHPVVLLQTGEKAVVRHYRRGGLVQRINSSRYFGGNRAFDELRATERARAGGVRTARVLAAIERPRTLGYHATLATLLIPGATDAAAWLESAAEGRREAMLREAGHQIATMHEAGVAHPDVNLRNLLVVERDTAPEVWLLDFDKARVHPGPVPRARRAAELRRLARSARKLRAPIDPDGWKAVREGYGDGWPRGLVLG